From Candidatus Eremiobacteraceae bacterium, one genomic window encodes:
- the floA gene encoding flotillin-like protein FloA (flotillin-like protein involved in membrane lipid rafts), whose amino-acid sequence MDLVGPFVIVIAFVAIIAFFVFIYYFPFGLWIRARAAGVPLGIFSLVRMRLIRIPPSVIVDALVTANKAGLHINVDQLQAHYLAGGHIDNVVLALIAAQRAQIPMEWQRATAIDLAGRNPLEALQTSVNPKVIETPTFQGVAKDGIQLNVKARITVRASVDRYVGGAGEPTIIARVGEGVVAAVGGSADYKEVLENPDHISKTVLSKGLDAGTAFEIVSIDIADVDVGRNIGAELQTAQAEADRRVAQAKAAERQYAAQAQEQEMKAQTQAMRAKVTEAEALVPTAIADAFRSGNLGVMDYYRMRNVLADTDMRNSISQASGGGQAPTTPPPSGPAPPQGT is encoded by the coding sequence ATGGATCTCGTCGGACCCTTCGTAATAGTCATCGCTTTTGTCGCGATCATCGCGTTCTTCGTGTTCATCTACTACTTCCCGTTCGGGCTTTGGATCAGGGCGAGGGCCGCAGGCGTGCCGCTCGGCATCTTCAGCTTGGTACGGATGCGGCTCATAAGGATTCCGCCATCGGTGATCGTCGACGCCCTCGTCACTGCGAACAAGGCCGGCCTGCACATCAACGTCGACCAGTTGCAGGCGCACTACCTCGCAGGCGGGCACATCGACAACGTCGTGCTCGCGCTCATCGCAGCCCAGCGCGCTCAGATCCCGATGGAGTGGCAGCGCGCGACCGCGATCGACCTCGCCGGACGTAACCCGCTCGAGGCGCTGCAGACGTCGGTCAATCCGAAAGTCATCGAGACGCCGACATTCCAAGGCGTCGCGAAAGACGGCATCCAGCTCAACGTCAAAGCGCGGATCACCGTGCGCGCGAGCGTCGACCGGTACGTCGGCGGCGCGGGCGAGCCGACGATCATCGCACGCGTCGGCGAAGGCGTCGTCGCGGCGGTCGGCGGCAGCGCCGACTACAAGGAAGTCCTCGAGAACCCCGATCACATCAGCAAGACGGTGCTTTCGAAAGGGCTCGACGCCGGCACGGCGTTCGAGATCGTATCGATCGACATCGCGGACGTCGACGTCGGACGCAATATCGGCGCCGAGCTGCAGACGGCCCAGGCGGAAGCCGACCGGCGCGTCGCGCAAGCGAAGGCCGCCGAACGTCAATACGCGGCGCAAGCGCAAGAGCAGGAGATGAAGGCGCAGACGCAAGCGATGCGCGCGAAGGTGACCGAGGCCGAAGCGCTCGTGCCGACCGCAATCGCCGACGCGTTCCGCAGCGGCAATCTTGGTGTCATGGACTACTACCGCATGCGCAATGTCCTCGCGGACACCGACATGCGCAATTCCATATCGCAGGCGTCGGGCGGCGGTCAAGCGCCGACCACGCCGCCGCCGTCCGGACCTGCGCCGCCGCAGGGAACGTAA
- a CDS encoding NfeD family protein: protein MKRARRRERGAKMRAAFFAACIVFGSAGLFVSAIHGQRASAADSQASVVSVDVDGTIDAGMAHRIEGAIDQAKSSGAQAVLLRIATNGGSVDDANAIKDALEGAGIKTIAFVPDRAWSAGALIALVCDKIIMAPGSSMGATLPIELGPSGETPVDAKMIAAIRSEMESLAEQHHRDPQIAAGMVDPNVVIPGLKKKGDILSLTPAEAMAHHFIDGVSSTDEGALAIAGIKDAPVVAYAPTLGEQIAQWASDPLISGLLLSIGFLGLWIELQTRYFIAGLIAVLAFGLFFGAHIIAGASTIVIVGLFVLGVIGVLFELHVLPGHGVGGIVGSLLIMASIVLAFGAAYWLLGVGVMAAALVVSIVIFVILLRWLPESELLKRLAFASAQSTSEGYVAAPTLSHLMGREGVSISQLRPAGFATIDGQRYEVQTEGDFIPAQTTVRVDRVAGSKIFVKRT, encoded by the coding sequence ATGAAGCGCGCGCGCAGGCGCGAGCGAGGCGCCAAGATGCGGGCTGCGTTCTTTGCTGCGTGTATCGTATTCGGTTCGGCGGGTCTGTTCGTGTCGGCCATCCACGGCCAACGCGCCTCTGCAGCCGACTCGCAGGCGTCCGTCGTCTCCGTCGACGTCGACGGTACGATCGACGCCGGCATGGCGCATCGTATCGAAGGCGCGATAGACCAGGCGAAGTCCAGCGGTGCACAGGCGGTGCTCCTTCGCATCGCCACCAACGGCGGATCGGTCGACGACGCGAACGCGATCAAAGACGCGCTCGAGGGAGCCGGCATCAAGACGATCGCGTTCGTACCCGATCGCGCGTGGTCGGCCGGCGCGCTCATCGCGCTCGTGTGCGATAAGATCATCATGGCGCCCGGATCTAGCATGGGGGCGACGCTGCCGATCGAGCTCGGTCCGAGCGGCGAGACACCGGTCGACGCGAAGATGATCGCCGCGATCCGCAGCGAGATGGAATCGCTCGCCGAGCAACACCATCGCGATCCGCAGATAGCGGCCGGCATGGTCGATCCGAACGTCGTCATTCCCGGGCTGAAGAAGAAGGGCGATATCCTATCGCTCACGCCGGCCGAGGCTATGGCGCATCACTTCATCGACGGCGTTTCGTCGACCGACGAAGGCGCTCTCGCCATCGCGGGCATCAAGGACGCGCCGGTCGTCGCATACGCGCCGACGCTTGGCGAGCAGATCGCTCAGTGGGCATCGGACCCGCTCATCTCCGGCCTGCTCCTCTCGATCGGCTTCCTCGGTTTGTGGATCGAGCTCCAGACGCGCTACTTCATCGCCGGGCTCATCGCCGTGCTCGCATTCGGCCTGTTCTTCGGTGCGCACATCATCGCCGGTGCATCGACGATAGTGATCGTCGGCCTTTTCGTCCTCGGCGTCATCGGGGTGCTATTCGAGCTCCACGTCTTGCCCGGCCACGGCGTCGGAGGAATCGTCGGCTCGCTTCTCATCATGGCGAGCATCGTGCTCGCGTTCGGGGCGGCGTATTGGCTGCTCGGCGTAGGCGTCATGGCCGCGGCGCTCGTCGTATCCATCGTCATCTTCGTCATCTTGCTGCGCTGGCTGCCGGAGAGCGAACTTCTCAAAAGGCTCGCATTCGCCAGCGCGCAGTCGACTTCGGAAGGATACGTCGCCGCGCCGACCCTTTCACACCTCATGGGGCGTGAGGGCGTATCGATCTCGCAGTTGCGGCCTGCCGGTTTCGCCACGATCGACGGCCAGCGCTACGAAGTGCAGACCGAAGGCGACTTCATCCCGGCGCAGACCACTGTTCGTGTGGACCGTGTAGCCGGTTCCAAGATCTTCGTCAAACGCACTTAA
- a CDS encoding GatB/YqeY domain-containing protein — translation MNADLKDAMKARDAERTGTLRMAISAMKYRTIERNTQLSDEEQLDVLRKQVKQRNDSIEEFTKAGRLDLADKEQRERTILEEYLPARMSGEALQAAVKSALAGLAADAKFGDAMKAAMAALKDQADGKAIQEAVKAEMSARGAA, via the coding sequence TTGAACGCCGATCTCAAAGACGCGATGAAGGCGCGCGACGCAGAGCGCACCGGCACGCTTCGCATGGCTATTTCCGCCATGAAGTATCGAACCATCGAACGCAACACACAGCTTTCCGATGAGGAGCAGCTCGACGTGTTGCGCAAGCAAGTCAAGCAGCGCAACGACTCGATCGAGGAGTTCACGAAGGCCGGGCGCCTCGATCTTGCCGACAAAGAACAGCGCGAACGCACGATTCTCGAAGAGTATCTGCCTGCGCGCATGTCGGGCGAGGCGCTGCAAGCGGCCGTCAAGTCGGCATTGGCCGGGCTCGCCGCCGATGCGAAATTCGGCGACGCGATGAAGGCCGCAATGGCCGCGCTGAAGGACCAGGCCGACGGCAAGGCCATCCAGGAAGCGGTCAAAGCAGAGATGAGCGCGAGGGGCGCGGCGTGA
- the rpsU gene encoding 30S ribosomal protein S21 produces the protein METRVGPNESIESALKRFKKMCQKSGVLAEARRHEHYEKPSVRRKKKSAAARKRRS, from the coding sequence ATGGAAACGAGAGTCGGACCGAACGAATCGATCGAAAGCGCGCTCAAGCGCTTCAAGAAGATGTGCCAGAAGTCCGGAGTGCTCGCTGAGGCTCGCCGCCACGAGCACTACGAGAAGCCGAGCGTGCGCCGCAAGAAGAAATCGGCGGCGGCGCGCAAGCGGCGCTCCTAG
- a CDS encoding DUF488 domain-containing protein, whose protein sequence is MMTIGHGTHSSDALIELLQRNGMRVLVDVRAFPRSRHNPQFDRATVAKSLEATGIAYRWAQALGGRRTSTGPSPNVALRHPAFRAYADYMLTAEFRLALDDAMREDDGAHTAVMCSESVWWRCHRRLIADAVVLLRERPVAHIMPDGKVVAHRPTPGVRKNEDELIYDVESRSAD, encoded by the coding sequence ATGATGACCATAGGACACGGCACGCATTCAAGCGATGCGTTGATCGAACTGCTCCAACGCAACGGGATGCGCGTGTTGGTGGACGTCCGAGCCTTCCCACGCAGTCGTCACAATCCGCAATTCGACCGCGCAACCGTCGCCAAATCGCTCGAAGCGACCGGCATCGCCTACCGCTGGGCGCAGGCCCTCGGCGGGCGCCGGACGTCCACCGGCCCGTCACCGAACGTGGCTTTGCGGCATCCTGCATTTCGGGCTTACGCAGACTATATGCTCACAGCAGAGTTTCGACTCGCGCTGGACGACGCCATGCGCGAGGACGACGGCGCGCACACAGCCGTCATGTGCTCAGAGAGCGTCTGGTGGCGCTGTCATCGCCGGCTCATCGCGGATGCGGTGGTCTTGCTACGAGAACGGCCGGTCGCGCATATCATGCCCGATGGGAAGGTCGTCGCGCACCGGCCAACGCCTGGCGTGCGAAAAAACGAAGACGAACTGATCTACGACGTGGAAAGCCGATCGGCGGACTGA